From a single Calothrix sp. NIES-2098 genomic region:
- a CDS encoding DSBA oxidoreductase, producing MRQFFRYIRIWACISLLCCLLGWSFPAQAASSANSRLEQQVLQILREHPEVIIESVQTYQQQQQQQLQQVRQAFLQDLKLNPQLVIGESPTTGSTTSKIVLVEFSDFQCPYCAEAHKTLKQLLAKHPNEVTLVYKHLPLAAIHAEALPAAKAAWAANQQGKFWEFQDALFTHQKQLSEALYLDTAKSLNLDLDKFKSDAFGANSLAEKAIAQDVQLAEKLGIAGTPFFVMNSKNFSGVVQLSNIESILADAK from the coding sequence ATGCGTCAATTTTTCCGGTATATACGTATATGGGCGTGCATCAGCTTACTGTGTTGTCTTTTAGGTTGGTCATTTCCTGCACAAGCGGCTAGTTCCGCCAATTCCAGGCTAGAACAACAAGTATTACAAATCCTCCGCGAACACCCGGAGGTAATTATCGAGTCTGTCCAAACATACCAGCAACAACAGCAACAACAGCTACAGCAAGTCAGACAGGCATTTTTACAGGATTTAAAACTAAATCCTCAGTTGGTAATTGGTGAATCTCCTACCACCGGATCGACAACATCAAAAATCGTACTGGTAGAATTTTCTGATTTTCAATGTCCCTACTGTGCTGAGGCGCATAAAACATTGAAGCAGCTGTTAGCAAAGCATCCAAATGAAGTGACATTAGTTTACAAACATCTTCCATTGGCTGCAATTCATGCTGAAGCATTACCCGCAGCTAAAGCAGCTTGGGCAGCAAACCAACAAGGTAAATTCTGGGAATTTCAAGATGCTTTGTTTACTCATCAAAAACAGCTGAGTGAAGCATTGTATTTAGATACAGCCAAATCTTTGAATCTAGATCTAGATAAGTTTAAAAGCGATGCCTTTGGTGCTAACAGTCTTGCTGAAAAAGCTATTGCGCAAGATGTTCAATTAGCTGAAAAATTGGGCATTGCTGGCACGCCTTTTTTTGTGATGAATAGTAAAAATTTCTCTGGTGTAGTCCAGTTATCAAACATCGAGAGTATATTAGCTGATGCTAAGTAG